The genomic segment GTTCTGTCCGCCTGTGAATACCATTGTTATCGACGGCCTGGGGCTGATTGGCGGATCTATCGCACTTGCCATCCGGAAAAAGTGGCCGGAAAAACGGATTCTTGCAGTGGACGTGAATGCCGGCTCACTGGCTCTGGCAGAAGAAAGGGGCATTATTCATGAGGGTTTTGATCGTCTCGAAGATGCCGCACCGCTGGCCGATGTGATCATTCTTGCAACACCTGTCGCAACCATTATCCGCCATCTGATCCGGCTTTCCAGTCTGGAACTGAAGCCTGGCGTGCTCGTCACCGATGTCGGCAGTACCAAGAAAAAGATCATAGAACAGGCAAGTCATCTGATGAAAAAAGGGATCCTGTTCATCGGCGGACACCCGATGGCCGGATCCCATAAGACAACCCTGCACGCCGCGCGGGCAGATCTGTTTCAAAGCGCCTATTACTTTCTGATTTCGGATACCTTTGTGGATGAGCGTTACTACCTGGCCGTGAAGGATCTGAAGGATTTACTTTCCGGACTTGACGTCAAATGGCAGACAGTCACCGGCGAGCTGCATGATCAAATGATGGGGCAGATCAGTCACCTGCCGCATATCATTGCCTCCGGTCTGGTAAATATGTCTCAGGATCAGTTCAGCCACTCACCGCTTTCCCTGCGTGTCGCGGCCGGCGGATTCCGCAGCATGACCCGCATCGCTTCATCCGATCCCGATATGTGGACAGACATTCTTTTGAGCAACCGTGAAGTACTGTCGGGACTCCTTGATCAATTCATCAGCCGGATGAAGTGGGTTAAGCGGGCTGTTACTGATGCTGATCATGATGTGATTCGCAATTATTTTAATCAGGCCAAGCTGACCCGGGACAATCTCCAAGCCCACACTGGAAAAGCAGCCCCGAACTTTTACGATCTGTTGATCAATATCCCTGATCAGGTGGGTGCCATCGCTAAAGTCACGCGGATTCTGGCAGAGGCCCAGATTAATCTGGTTAATCTGCATATTCTGGAAATCAGAGAAGAAATTGACGGAATTCTGCAATTAACCTTTGCCAGCCGGAAAGATCTGGAACAGGCCGCAAGCGAACTGTCCCGGCACGGACTGAAACAAGTAGAAGGTGATGTCAGTTGACCCGTATGGTGCTTATTGGATTTATGGGGAGCGGCAAGACCACGGTCGGACAATTGCTTGCCGCAGCCCTGAACTGTCCGCATATTGATCTGGACCAGTCGATTGTTGCGTCAACCGGCAAGTCAATCAGCCGGATTTTTGCCGAACAGGGGGAAGCCTGTTTTCGCCGACTGGAGTCGGACAGGCTGGCGGCCGCTCTGACTCAGGAAGGCATTCTGTCAACCGGTGGCGGCACCCCGGTGAGCTTATTCAACCGGCAACGCCTGATCCGATCTGACGCGCTGGTCATCTTTTTAAAAACTTCGCCGGAGGGCATCCTGAAGCGTCTTCAGGGGGACACCGACCGCCCGCTGCTCAAAAACATGAACAGGACCCGGTTCATCACTCTTTTTCAGGAGCGGGAAAGCTACTATCACGAGATCGCAGACATCGAAATCGTCACAGATGACAAAACGCCGGAGAAGATCGCCAGAGAGATCATCGAGAAGGCGGCATCTCTATGAAAACAGGATCACAGAAAAGCCGGTTCCTGGCCAATCAGGCACAGGAACCGGCTTTCTCATACTTTGGCCTTCTTCCCGGAGACTTCAGGCCATCACCTTCTGAAAAAATTCATCATACAGCGCCTGGACGGCTTTTTTCTCAACCGCCTGTTTGACGCCAAACATCATGCTGACTTCCGACGAACCCTGGTTGATCATTTCGATATTGACGTGCGCCTCAGCGAGGGCCCGCGAGGCTCTGGCCGCCGTACCGATTGCCCGGCGCATCCCTTCTCCTACAATCATGATCAGAGCCAGATTATGCTCCACCTTAACTTGATCGACATGCAGATCATCCATAATCCTTTCGACAATCTTCCGTTCAATTTCGCTGTTCATCTGATTCTGTCTCAGAATAATGGTGATATCATCAATGCCCGATGGAATGTGTTCGAAAGAGATGCCGAAATGTTCGAGGATGATCAGGATTTTGCGAACAAAACCGATTTCCTTATTCATCAGATATTTGCTGACATAAATGCTGCAAAATCCTTCGTCACTCGCAATTCCGGCTACCGGGCCATGTTTGTGTTCCCTCTTATTTACAATCCGGGTGCCCGGTGCATCGGGATTATTCGTATTCTTCACGTTCACAGGTATCCCGGCACGAAACGCCGGAATCAGCGCTTCATCGTGAAAGACAGAGAAACCGCCATAAGACAGTTCTCTCATTTCACGATATGTAATTTCACGTATTTCTTTTGGATGGCGGACAAAATGCGGATTGACGGCACAAACCGCATCCACATCGGTAAAATTTTCATAGATCTCCGCTTGCACACCATTGGCCAGAATGGACCCTGTAATATCTGAACCACTGCGGGAGAAGGTGACGACATCGCCCGATTCGCTGTAACCGAAAAAGCCCGGAAAGACGATAATCCCCGGTTTTTCCTTAAGCGCACTCAGCCGTTTATAGGATTCAGGCAGAACACGCGCGTTCCCCGGATCATCACTGACGAGGAGCCCTGCTTCTTTCGGTGACATATACTGTGCATCCAGACCTTTGTAACGGAAGAAGGCAGCAACCAGTTTGGCGTTATTATCTTCGCCGCTCGCCTTCATGGCTTCCATAAAGGCCTCCGGACGGCTTTTATCATGATGAAGCCGCGTCAAGAGGTCATCTTCAATCTTGCGGATGATATCACCCGGAAGATGAAGCTCATCCGCTATACTTTGATAGCGTGCGACAATCGCCTGCAAAAGAGCCTCCGTCTCTCCCCCTTCCAGCGCCGACTTTGCACATCTGATTAATAAATCTGTGACCTTCATATCATCCGCAAAGCGTTTCCCGGGAGCCGAGACCACAACGATTCTCCGTTCAGGATCGGAGACAACAATATGATAAACTTTTTCAACCTGGGCGCCAGTTGCGAGCGAACTGCCGCCAAACTTGACTACCTTCATGCTTCGTTATTCCCACCTGTTCTGTCGCTTGCATTATTTATATTTTCAGACAACCATCCGTTCCATCTGTCAGACAGATCCATAAGGATTGGTTTCTCTAGTGTAGCACAAGCCCGGCTTTTATTCGAGAAAATCAGAGACTTTTCAGTTTTTTTGTACCGTTCCGGGGTTCGAGCGGTAACATCAGCTCTTTTCCGGCATAGACTACCGGTCCCTGAAATAAAAATAAGAAAATAACCGTCCGGGGGAGGGGAAAAATAAGATGAGACTTACTCCTTTTATTGATGAACTGCCGGTTCCCTCTGTACTCAAACCGCAATGGAAAAACACGCATGGGACGTATTATGAGGTCTCCATGACAGAATTCAGACAATCCCTTCACAGCGAATTGCCCGACACGACCGTCTGGGGTTATCAGGGGAATTATCCGGGACCCACCATCGAGGTCGAAAGCGGCGAGGCGGTGTGGATCAAATGGATCAACGCCCTGCCATCAAAGCATCTCCTGCCCATTGATCACACGGTCCATGGCGCCCATCGTGACGTCCCTGACGTCCGAACAGTCGTCCATGTCCACGGTGCCTGTGTGGAGTGGGAAAGCGACGGCTATCCGGAAGCCTGGTTTACACGGGGATTTGCGGAAACCGGCCCTTTTTTCAGAAAAGAAATTAATCAGTATGCCAACTGTAATCCCGCCAGTACGCACTGGTATCATGATCACGCTCTGGGGATCACCCGGCTCAACATGTATGCAGGACTTGTCGGATTTTACCTGATTCGCAATTCACGGGAACGCGCCATGAACCTGCCTTCCGGGAAATATGACGTTCCTCTGATGATTCAGGATAAAACGCTGAATACGGACGGTTCCCTTTATTACCCCAGACAGCCCGAACAACCGGTAGCCGGTCTGGATGTATCCATTGTCCCTGAATTTTTTGGCGATACCCTTCTGGTCAACGGAAAAGTACACCCCTGTTTCCGCGTTGAACCGCGCAAGTATCGCTTTCGGCTGCTGAATGCCGCCAACAGCCGTTTTTTCAGGCTGAAGCTTGATTCGGGACAGCTGATGTATCAGATCGCAACAGACGACGGTCTGATGAAGCAGCCTGTCGGCGTCACGGAAATCCTGCTGTCACCTGCGGAACGGGCTGACGTCATTATCGATTTTTCTAACCTTCAGGGACAAAAGATCCTGATGACTAATGATGCGCCCGTACCCTTTCCGGACGGGGAACCGGTCGATGAATCGACAGGCAGGGTGATGCAGTTCCAGATTACGCTGCCTCTCTCCCATATAGATACGAGTGTCATCCCCGCGCGTCTGGCGCCCTTCCACAAAATCAGTGAGCGGGCCGCTTCACTGGTCCGCCTTCTGACGCTGGACGACGCGACGGACCGGTTCGGACGCGAACGTCTGCTGTTAAATCAAAGGGGGTGGGACGCTCCTGTCACGGAAACACCGAAATTCGGTACAACAGAAATCTGGTCTCTGATAAATACAACAGCTGATTCCCATCCGATTCATCTGCATCTGGTTCATTTTCAGATTCTCGACCGAAGAGACTTTGATGTGGAGGCATTTAAGAAGGAGAAAAAAATCTATTATACAGGTCCGGCCCTCCCTCCGGAGCCGCAGGAATGCGGGTGGAAAGATACGATCCGTGCCGATCCCCGGCAGGTCACGCGGATCATTGTGCATTTTTCTACCTTTACCGGACTCTATGTCTGGCACTGTCATATGCTGGAACATGAAGACTATGAAATGATGCGCCCGTATCTGATTCTCAGGTGAGGGTCTGCGTTTTCTGCTGCCGCTTTGTTAATCCCCGTCATCGTTTTTCCGTTTTTTTCTGAGATAGTACATGAGTGAGAAACTGGCCAGGAAGCAAATGAAAAAGACGGCTCCGATAATCAGGCTGCTGACCGGATGCTGCCGATCTGAAAGAAAAGTAATCAGTCCCATAAGGATCCCGATACCTGCCGGGATAAGCAGGATTGCATAAAAAGGAAGACCTTTTCTCTGCTTTTTATCTGTTTCTTCAACATCAGCAGATACGTTCAATTGTAAAACAAGCAGAAGAATATTTGACAGCAACATGACAAAATTTAACGGCGATGCAAAAGCCGCATCAGGTCCGCTGGAAACAGCTGTATAGATGAGAATGGCAAGAATGCCCAGCGTCTGCGTGGCGAAGGCGATCCGAATATTTTTTAAAGTGACAAGTATCAGTCGTTCATCTTTGATTCTTTTCATCGTTTTCCTCCTTCGCAATCCAGAAAAGCTCATTAAGTGATTTTCCGAGAGCGTAACAAATCTGAAGACATAATTTTAACGTCGGGTTATATTTCCCTTTTTCAATCAAACTGATCGTCTGCCGCGTCACCCCGGTCTTCTCAGCCAGCTGCAGCTGAGTCATCCCGGACCTGACCCGGGCGGTTTTTACATGATTTTTCAATACACTGGATCACCTCCATGTCCCGATTGTAACATATACATTACATATTATGCAATATATATATTACGTTTCCCTGAAATAAAACCGGATTGAAAGGTGATTATTTTTCAATCCGGTTTACATCTGTGCGTTTGTTCGCCTTTATAAAACTGGCTCTGGCATCACTTTAGTGGCGAGATCAGCGTGGCAGTTTGTCGTGATCCACGTAACGCTCGCCCTTCAGCTCGCTGATCAGGTTAATCGCCGTTTTCGCTCCATCGCCACTCGTCACAATCGTGTGGACACTGACACCGGCCGCCACACCGGCCGCCCAGATGCCGTCTATGCTTGTGTGGCCGTATTCATCCACATTGATCACGGTTTTCACGTATTTTTCGCGGCCGTCTTTTGTCTTCAGCCCAATGGCCTGTGCTAGTCTCGCATTCGATCCGGTTGCCAGAATCACCTGTCCGGCCGAATAAGTCGTACCGTCTTCCGTTTGAATTTCAAATGACCCGTCTTTTTTCTCAATATTTGTTGCCTGAGCTTTTACAAACTCAGTACCGGCCCGCGCTGCCTGCTTCCTTCCGGTTTCGACCAGATTCGCTCCGCTGGTCTCCTCAATACCGTAATGGTTTTTCAGAAGCGCATGCCGCGTTAATCCCTTTTCATTATCAAGAAGCAGTGTTTTCAGATCGGCTCTGCCTGTAAAGATGGCAGCACTCTGTCCGGCAGGTCCGCCACCAATGATCGCAACATCATACATAAAAAATCCCTCCATTTTGGAAATTATCCTGTTTCCCCTTTTATCATAACTATTTTCACAGGTGAACGCTTGAATCATGCTTACAGCAGAGAGACTGGCGCCCTTTCGGCGGATGGGCAGGAAGATGGGATTATGCTAAAATGACTGGAAGATGACGGGAATCATTTGCTGGTCCTGCCGTCATTCTTTAATAAGGAGCTTTCCCTGTGAAAAAGATCATCCTCCCTGCCCTTTTTGGACTCATTTTCATCGTTCTGATCCTTACTGTCTTTTATTACCAGAATCAGGGACCCGCCGCCCGGCTGCAGCTGAATCATCCAGGAAAGATGCAGACAGCCCCTGAAAAAAAGACTGATGCTTTATGGCCGGTGAATCATGATACGATCAGCTATACCTTACAAAATCACGCGATTCACATCACGTTCAATAAAGGCCATAATTGGATAAAGGTCCCAGTAGAAACAGATGCATTATTTGGCGGAGAATACAATGGAAACAGAGAGGAACTGATTGAAGGCAGCTACATCCTTACGCAAAACCGGGCAGGATTTTTAACTTTTGATGAAGCTGACGGGGAAAACACAAAAGTGGTCTTTACCTGGACCCCCGATCAGGGAAAAACATGGAGAAAGTCCGTCGTCACAGGATATTTTCCCTCTTTACGTTTCAGAAAGGTCGCTTTTATCAATGCTCAGTCCGGCTATGTCATTTTATCCGGAGATCGAACCATGTCTCAGGAAGTCTCACGTGTCTATCTGACTCACAATGGCGGTCAAAGCTGGAAAAACGTATCAGATCCAGGGGTCACACGATTAATTTCGGATGGTGGATTTGTTAATGCGTCCACCGGGTTTCTGTCTTACGGAACGATTAACCCTGAGAAACCGGATCTCTATGTCACCCGTGACGGAGGAAAGTCCTGGGAGAAGGCGAGTATCCATATACCGGAAAAATATCAGAAGATCTTTGTTACAGCGGAGGTCCCAAAGATTGAGGGAGACCACTTATCTGTTCTCGTCAGCCAGGGACCAAACGGTGACTATCAGGGCGGCAAATTAAAAGGGAAGTTTATTTCAAAAGATAACGGCCGGACATGGACATTCTCAATGGAGGTACAGCAGGATGAAACAGAGCATGAATAGATGGGCAGCGATCACTGGCTGGCTTTGCTTCCTTTTCGCCGCCGGCCTTTTCTTCCTGCAAATGGGCTTTTTACTTCTATACAGACGGTTTGGAATGGAATATATAGACAATCGACTTTTCTTCATCGTGAATATACTCTGTGTCTTCTTTTTCGCCCTGTCTATCATATTTTTGCTGAAACGGATGGTGGTGATCAAATGGATCATCTCCGGTATCGTCGTTCTTTTTATCATCGTTAACAGCGTTCTGTTTGTTCAAAGCAACCGGGAAATCAAAAACCTCATCAGTCTGTCACCTGACTGGGAACATATGCTGGTCATAAAAGAACGTGTGAAAACGGGCGAGGCCATTTACTATCGCTCTTATTATGGCATACTGGCTCGCCCGAGAGAAAAATTGCCTGATCAGGTCAGTGGGCCTTTAAAAGTGCAGTGGCTGGCAAATGATATCGCAGCGGTGACTTACAGAACGGAGAATCATCAGTTGCAGCAGTTCATTGGGACATATGGGGACCGTGGAGGCGGAACTTCCTATTATTATGTGGGAGCTGAAATTCATGGACGCTGGCGGGCCGGCCATACCGAAGTAGTCAGCAGTACGAAGGGGATTTCTGTCAGCGAAAACCGAGCGACGGAAACCTTTAGCTGGGATGATGTGGA from the Sporolactobacillus sp. Y61 genome contains:
- a CDS encoding prephenate dehydrogenase, giving the protein MNTIVIDGLGLIGGSIALAIRKKWPEKRILAVDVNAGSLALAEERGIIHEGFDRLEDAAPLADVIILATPVATIIRHLIRLSSLELKPGVLVTDVGSTKKKIIEQASHLMKKGILFIGGHPMAGSHKTTLHAARADLFQSAYYFLISDTFVDERYYLAVKDLKDLLSGLDVKWQTVTGELHDQMMGQISHLPHIIASGLVNMSQDQFSHSPLSLRVAAGGFRSMTRIASSDPDMWTDILLSNREVLSGLLDQFISRMKWVKRAVTDADHDVIRNYFNQAKLTRDNLQAHTGKAAPNFYDLLINIPDQVGAIAKVTRILAEAQINLVNLHILEIREEIDGILQLTFASRKDLEQAASELSRHGLKQVEGDVS
- a CDS encoding shikimate kinase; the protein is MVLIGFMGSGKTTVGQLLAAALNCPHIDLDQSIVASTGKSISRIFAEQGEACFRRLESDRLAAALTQEGILSTGGGTPVSLFNRQRLIRSDALVIFLKTSPEGILKRLQGDTDRPLLKNMNRTRFITLFQERESYYHEIADIEIVTDDKTPEKIAREIIEKAASL
- a CDS encoding aspartate kinase, with product MKVVKFGGSSLATGAQVEKVYHIVVSDPERRIVVVSAPGKRFADDMKVTDLLIRCAKSALEGGETEALLQAIVARYQSIADELHLPGDIIRKIEDDLLTRLHHDKSRPEAFMEAMKASGEDNNAKLVAAFFRYKGLDAQYMSPKEAGLLVSDDPGNARVLPESYKRLSALKEKPGIIVFPGFFGYSESGDVVTFSRSGSDITGSILANGVQAEIYENFTDVDAVCAVNPHFVRHPKEIREITYREMRELSYGGFSVFHDEALIPAFRAGIPVNVKNTNNPDAPGTRIVNKREHKHGPVAGIASDEGFCSIYVSKYLMNKEIGFVRKILIILEHFGISFEHIPSGIDDITIILRQNQMNSEIERKIVERIMDDLHVDQVKVEHNLALIMIVGEGMRRAIGTAARASRALAEAHVNIEMINQGSSEVSMMFGVKQAVEKKAVQALYDEFFQKVMA
- a CDS encoding multicopper oxidase, giving the protein MRLTPFIDELPVPSVLKPQWKNTHGTYYEVSMTEFRQSLHSELPDTTVWGYQGNYPGPTIEVESGEAVWIKWINALPSKHLLPIDHTVHGAHRDVPDVRTVVHVHGACVEWESDGYPEAWFTRGFAETGPFFRKEINQYANCNPASTHWYHDHALGITRLNMYAGLVGFYLIRNSRERAMNLPSGKYDVPLMIQDKTLNTDGSLYYPRQPEQPVAGLDVSIVPEFFGDTLLVNGKVHPCFRVEPRKYRFRLLNAANSRFFRLKLDSGQLMYQIATDDGLMKQPVGVTEILLSPAERADVIIDFSNLQGQKILMTNDAPVPFPDGEPVDESTGRVMQFQITLPLSHIDTSVIPARLAPFHKISERAASLVRLLTLDDATDRFGRERLLLNQRGWDAPVTETPKFGTTEIWSLINTTADSHPIHLHLVHFQILDRRDFDVEAFKKEKKIYYTGPALPPEPQECGWKDTIRADPRQVTRIIVHFSTFTGLYVWHCHMLEHEDYEMMRPYLILR
- a CDS encoding branched-chain amino acid ABC transporter substrate-binding protein is translated as MKRIKDERLILVTLKNIRIAFATQTLGILAILIYTAVSSGPDAAFASPLNFVMLLSNILLLVLQLNVSADVEETDKKQRKGLPFYAILLIPAGIGILMGLITFLSDRQHPVSSLIIGAVFFICFLASFSLMYYLRKKRKNDDGD
- a CDS encoding helix-turn-helix transcriptional regulator; amino-acid sequence: MKNHVKTARVRSGMTQLQLAEKTGVTRQTISLIEKGKYNPTLKLCLQICYALGKSLNELFWIAKEENDEKNQR
- a CDS encoding FAD-dependent oxidoreductase → MYDVAIIGGGPAGQSAAIFTGRADLKTLLLDNEKGLTRHALLKNHYGIEETSGANLVETGRKQAARAGTEFVKAQATNIEKKDGSFEIQTEDGTTYSAGQVILATGSNARLAQAIGLKTKDGREKYVKTVINVDEYGHTSIDGIWAAGVAAGVSVHTIVTSGDGAKTAINLISELKGERYVDHDKLPR
- a CDS encoding oxidoreductase; the protein is MKKIILPALFGLIFIVLILTVFYYQNQGPAARLQLNHPGKMQTAPEKKTDALWPVNHDTISYTLQNHAIHITFNKGHNWIKVPVETDALFGGEYNGNREELIEGSYILTQNRAGFLTFDEADGENTKVVFTWTPDQGKTWRKSVVTGYFPSLRFRKVAFINAQSGYVILSGDRTMSQEVSRVYLTHNGGQSWKNVSDPGVTRLISDGGFVNASTGFLSYGTINPEKPDLYVTRDGGKSWEKASIHIPEKYQKIFVTAEVPKIEGDHLSVLVSQGPNGDYQGGKLKGKFISKDNGRTWTFSMEVQQDETEHE